In Thermococcus sp., the DNA window TATATTACCACCACCGAATCTTCGGTTGTCCTAATTCCTTTAAGCTCCTTGAACTCCTCGCTATAAAGCTTTTGTCCCTCTTTAGAAAGGATTGCTATCTCGTTCCCAAGGACCACAAGAAAGCCCTTCTTGAGGGGTATCACATCGTCGACGGGCTTGTTGAACTCCAAGTTGACCACATCAATGTTGCCCGAGGAGAACTCTATCCCGGTTGAGTTGTCTACCTTTAGCGGAGAAGGCTCCGCGAGAAGGACTTTGAAGTGCAGGGGTTCACCTATCAGGTCAACGACAACCTTTTCGCCGGTCTTTATTTCCCTCCCTTGAAGCTTTGCCCTGACGACATCCCCAAAGTCCGCCGGAAGCTCGGCATCGAAGAGGGGCTTGAGAACCAATCTCATATCACCACCCATTAAAGAGTGGGGGGATGGGTAATAAGTTTATCGCGCCAAGAACCCATCAGGAAATGGAGTAAAGACATCAGGCCGGAACTGTTTAAATTCTTTCTATGGAGGAGACCACTGTGATCCGGAAAAACGTGGCTGTCAGCCTTTCTTTCACTAATCCACGCCTTAAGGGGCAAGGCTTTTAAAAGAAACTTTAGAAAAATGTAAAAATTTGCATTCACATTGCCTTTACGATTTTTGTATTCCATCAACAGCGATGAATAGGGGACAAGTTTTATAAAATAACCTATCGTTCGACATATCGGTGGGAAAATGGAGCGCCCGAACTTCAAGGGACACCTCAAACTCCTCATACTAAAGATGCTCTCAGAGAGACCGATGCACGGCTACGGCATAATGGTCGAACTTGAAAACACCTATGGAATTCCTCACCCAAGCCCTGGAACGGTCTACCCAATACTCGGTTCACTACGGCGATCCGGCCTTATTGAGAGGGTCGGCGAGGGCAAGAGGGACAAGAGGCTCTACAGGGCAACGAAGAAGGGCGTAGAGTATCTCAGGGAGCACGATGAAGAGCTGAAAGAGGTAGAAGAACTTACTCAAAGGTTTAAGGAGTTTGCGAGGCTCGGGGGGAGGGATCTTGGCATCACCCTCAAGGAGGTCTTTAACTCCCTCGACGGCCTCAGCGAGGAACAGAAGAAAGCCATCGCGAGGGAGTTCCTAGACTTCACGAAGAGGATAAGACTCATCCTCCTTGGAGAGCTTGGAGATGACAAATGAGGTTGTCGTTTGTCTCTTTTCTGATAGGTTTAAATTCCCGAGCGTCAACCATCGTCAGTGGTACCATGACAGAGGGAAATCCCCCTGAGAATGAAGATGCAACCCAAGAGGCCTCCTCAAAGGAGATGGAGGAACTGGAGGAAGCTCTGTGCATAATCGATCACCTTCACAACATCTTCGTGCTCGCGCTTGTAATCTCAACCATCGTCTCTGGTATCGTCTGGATTTACGAGAGGGTTCTGTATGGGGCGCGGGTTGGGGTGCCCCTTGAGATACAGGCGATTCTGGTGTTCTTCGTGGCCTTCACCTCGACGTTCTACATCACAAACGCCAAGAAGCTGAGGCTCATCCTAACGGCTCTGGGAGCGCTCCTGCTCGCTGGAGTCGCAGGCGCGATGTATCTCCTTTTGACTAGGGTGGATTCCCTTGAGGAAGCCTTCCTAGTGCTGGCGTCCTTCATTCTGGGAGTCTTTGGGCACGCCCTTTATTTCAACAGAAAGCTAATGGAAAGGGTGGAGTGGCTCCTGCTCATGACCTTGATATGCGTTTTAGTGGCAGTGGTGCTAGTCTTCTTGCTCACCCTTTAGCTTTGAACCGCTCGTAGCTCACCCTGAAGGCCTCCAGAACGGGCAACTTTTCTCCCGCGAAGAAGCTCAGCATCGCCCCCCCACCCGTTGAAACGTGGCTTATGCCTGTTATGTTGTGCTGGTAGATGCTCGCTATGGAATGCCCCCCACCGACGACGCTGAAGGCTGGACTCTCGCCTATCGCCCTGAAGACCCCGACCGTTCCAAGGGCAAACTCCTCCCTCTCGAAGACGCCCATCGGGCCGTTGGCAACGATTATCCTCGCATTCTCCAGGATTTCGCGATATTTCTCGACGGTTCTTGAGCCGATATCCAGTATGGGATGCTCATCAAAGAGCATCTTCTCGTCGCTTAGGAGGTCAACCTCAACACGCTCCCCGGCATCAACGGCAAAATCGACCGGGGTTCTCACATAGGGATAGAACTCGTCGAGTATTTTTTCAGCCCAGCCGACCAGCTTAAGGAGGCTCTTTTTGGCCATGAACTCGAGGTTGGCATCACCGAGGTGGAAACCCTTGGCGAGGGTGAAGACGTGGCCGACGAGGCCGCCGGTGAGGATGAGGTCTGCCTTTTCCTTTCTCAAAACGTTCTCCGCAACGTGGAGTGAGTCATCAACCTTAGCTCCGCCGAGAACGTAAACACGGGGTTTATCCTCAGTGACGTAGGCTTTTGTGAGGGCTTCAACTTCCCTCTCCATCAGGAAACCCATTATCATCGGTTTTAAGCGGGCGAAGCCAACGAGTGAGGGCTGGCTCCTGTGTGCGGCGGCAAAGGCGTCGTTCACCACGTAGTCTATGAGGGGGGCGAGTTTTCTCACAAAGAAGGTATTCTCACACTCTTCAATCGGCTTGTACTTAACCTCCTCCGCGGCAAAGCGGAGGTTCTCTAGCATTAGGGCTTCACCTGGCTTCAGATTCTTAATTTTCTCTCGTGCGTACCTACCGAAGATGCCCTCAACGTATTCAACCTCCTGGCCGAGAAGCTCGCTTAGAATCCTCGCGTGCTCCTCCGTGGTGGTATAATCCCCCTTGTAAGGCTTGCTCTGGTGGGTTCCGATTACGAGCTTCGCGCCGTCTTCTACGAGATGCTTAACCGTCGGGAGAACCGCCCTAAAGCGGGCGTCGCTGATTATCCGTCCATCTTTAACCGGAGAGTTGAGATCTGCCCTCAGAAAAACGGTTTTGTTGTGAAAGTTGAAGTCGGTGAGTCTGAACATCACATCACCATGCCTGTGTTAAACAGGTCGTATTAAAAGCTTATTTTGAACACCTCAGGTGATAACACTGTCAAGCCGGGGAGAGGCTGGCCCCCGAGGAGGCCACCCTGAAGGAATACTCATCGAGAGGATGGATTGCAGAGTTCGCAGGCAAGGGGAGAACAGAACAGCCGCCTTGAAGCGCAATACCGTTGAATTGTTCAGGGGGAACGTTCAGTTCACGGAGATGGCGATAAAGGAAGCCTGCCTAAACCACATCAGGAAAGCCCACGGTGAAGGGCCCCACCGCGAAGCTGAAGCAGTTCCAGCTTGAGAACAAATACAGATGAGGAAAATCAGGCCATGAGCATGCTCTCTATCATTCTTATAGCTTCCACTATCTTTTTCTCCGGTTTTTCGTCGTTCTTGGGTATCTCCAGATTTATCACGAGTCGCTCTTCTTTCCCCTCGTCGAAGTCGTATATTTCAAGCTCCTCCACCTCAACGTCCTCAAAGATGCTCTCAAGCTCTGGACTTATGACCTTCTTGTCGTTACCGTAGACCTCGACGCGAACCAGGTCATCTGTGGTCGATGCCACCACCACTATGTTGTACTGGCCGACCTTCTTTATGAAGCGTAGGGCGTTGCCGTAGCCTTCAACCTCCTCGTGGAAGCCCAGCTGTTGCATTGTCCCACGTATCGCCTCTGTTTTGCTCTTAATCCTGTGGAGAATCCTCTCGCGGAGCCTGTAGCTCTCGAAGAGTGCCCTCTTTATTCCCTCTCCAGCCTCCTCCACCGGGCCCTCCCAGACACCTATAAGCCTTATTCCCGAGGATGTGGGTCTGAGTTCAATCTTTAGTGAATCAACGTCAAAGTCACGAAGGTCGTCTATCTTAAGCTCACTAAGGGTGAGGATATCGAACTCAATTCTCACGCTGTTACCAAAGGCCTTGCCCTTAAACTTCACCCTCATCACCTGTTGGGCCTTATGGTGACCCTTTAAAAACCTTCCCGGCAATAGAGAAAAAGGCTGGAGGCTCAGCGCCTCCTCCTGAGGAGAAGGGGAACCACCACGAGGCTGACTATCAAAGCCGGACCGCAGATACTGCCACCGCTCTTTTTACTGACGGTATACTGGAACTCCACTTTCGTGGGCACTTTGGCCATCATCGAGGAGTAATCTTTGGTTTCCATCCCATAGCGGATGAAGACCTGGCTCCTTATGACTATCTCGCGGTCGCTGAGCTTCTCAACGGTCATGATCACTTTACTGCCGTTGGCCTCGATGTCTATGTTTGAGGGTATCTTCGTGAATTTCGCCCCATCAGGGAGCTTTATCCTCGTTGTGACGGTCTGGTTTATCTCTGCCTCAATGCGGTTGAGGCTCTGTATCCCGCCGAGGCCGAGGGTCGGGTCGTAGGTGTAGGTGTAGACCCCGTTTGAGTACTTGGTGTAGTTGGTCAGCACCCAGTTGAGTTTCACGATGAGCGGTCCGGGGGATTTGACGTTCAGGAGCTTGATGTTCCAACTCTTTATCCCAATGCCCTGCTCCTGGAAGCTCTTGGCATAGCTTTGATATATCGACTGTATGACTTTCTCCTCGCCCTGGTAGGCGACCTGCATTTTAAGGTAGTTTATGTACTCCTGTGGCTGTATGTACTCCTGGCTCGTGTTCATAATGGTGACGGCGTTGCCCACGGTGATGTTGTTCTCCACGTTGAGGATCCACTTCGTATAGTTCCCCTCACTTCCCTTCCTGCCAGTGTACTGGATTATAAAAGCCCTCGGCTGGCCGTAAATGGCCTGAATATCGGCCATCGTAACACCCTTGGCGAAGTGGATGCGTGAGTGTATCTTCACCGTATCTCCCTCAACGGAGGTCTGGATGAGGACGTAGCTTCCATTGGACTGCTTTTTGTAGGAGGGTGGAACCTCTTTTATTTTGGCTCCCTGTGGGAGCTGAATCACATAGTAGTTGTCGAAATCAAAGCTCTGGTTGAATTTTGTAGGGTTTATGCCCGCGAGGTCAGCAGTTCTCAAAAGATCGAGGTTTATCTCCCAGACGTTGCCGTAGGTGTAGTAGCGCGCGACGTTGAGTGCCCTTCCGCTCACTATGCTGACGAGCGGGCCTGTGGTGTTGTAGCCTTCGATTCTACCCGTGGCGTTCTCAAGTGTTATCCCTTTCTTAGAAAGGGCCTGGACCTCCTGCTGGATGAACATCCTGGTGGCGTTCTCGATTCCCATCTGGACTATGCTTTCCTTCGTCTTGTTCAAAAGCTCCGGCGGCCCGTAGAACGTCGTGATGAACGTGATGTTGGCGGAGCCATCCCACGAAACCACGTAGTGTTCCTCAAGCTTCTCCGAATAGCCATTATAGCCGCTCTCACCAGCGACGAAGCCGGGGAGAATGGCTAAGAGAAGGATAGCCAGTAGAGCAAACGCAAATTTTTTCATCAAACCAACCTCCGATAGCACTGCTCCTAGATGGAGGGAGGGTATTTAACTTTATCCCCGGAAGAGGAAAGGACGCGAAATATGAAAAGGCAGAAAAGCTCACCCTCTCCACGTGGACTCATCGAGTTCTCCTTCTGTCTTTGCGACTATTGTCGTTCCAGTAAGGTCGCCGGTGACGTTAACCATAGTCCTGCCCATGTCGAGTATTGCATCGATTCCGAGTATCATGGCGTACGCCAAAGCCACAGGGCTTCTAGGAGTGAGGTCGAGGCCGACGCTCTGGAGAACCATCGCGAGCATTATCGCTCCGGCTCCCGGAACTCCGGCGGTCCCAATGGAGGCCAGAACGGCGGTTAGAACGACGATGAGTTGCTGGCTCGGTGTGAGTGAGTGACCAATTGCATTGGCGACAAAGAGCACCGTGACACCCTGGTAGAGGGCCGTTCCATCCATATTTATCGTCGCACCGAGCGGGAGCGTGAAAGAGAATATTCCCCTGTCGATGCCCATCTCCTCCTCAGCGATGCGCATTGTAACAGGTAGGGTTCCGCTTGAACTCCTCGTGACAAAGGCTGTGAGCATCGCGTCCTTGGCCTTCCTGAGGAACTTGAGGGGTTCAATGCCAAAGCCCTTGAGTAGGACGAAGTAGACGAGGAGTATCTGCAGTGTTAGCCCCACGTAGACCGCCAGGACAACCTTGGCGAGAGGCCCGATGACCTTTACACCCTGCTCTGCCATGACATAGGAGAGGAGGGCAAAGACACCGATGGAAGCGTACTGCATCACTCCTGCAACTATGAGATACATTGCCTCTGCGAGGCCGTCGAAGGCCCTGAGGAGCGTTGTTCCAGCGGCTTTAAGCCTTTCATCTTTCCTGTTTATTAGATAGGTCAGCGCTATACCCAGGATTATGGCGAAGAATATCACTGGCAGAACCTCACCTTTGGCGAGGGAGGTGAAGGGGTTTGTCGGCACTATGTTGAGGAGCGTTTGGACCAGCGAGGGCTGTGTTGTCTGTATTGCTTTACCCTCACCGTTTCCGAGGCTCACCCCAGTCCCGACGCGAAAGAGGTTACCCATGAAGAGGCCGAAGAAAACCGCAAAGGCTGACGTGAGCAGGTAGTAAACCACTATCTTGACGCCTACCCTGCCGAGCCTCGCCGGGCTTATACTGGCCGCTCCGACGACGAGTGAGGCTAGGACTACCGGCATCACTAACATCTTCAGTAGTCTGACAAAGAGGTCACCGAGGGGTTTGACATAGGTCTTCACAAAGCCGGCGTAGCCGAGGTAACCCATAACAAGGCCAAAGACGGCACCCAGGATAAGTCCCCAGAGTACCTTCCACAGAA includes these proteins:
- a CDS encoding ATPase, producing the protein MRLVLKPLFDAELPADFGDVVRAKLQGREIKTGEKVVVDLIGEPLHFKVLLAEPSPLKVDNSTGIEFSSGNIDVVNLEFNKPVDDVIPLKKGFLVVLGNEIAILSKEGQKLYSEEFKELKGIRTTEDSVVVIYGSGIKIVRP
- a CDS encoding PadR family transcriptional regulator translates to MERPNFKGHLKLLILKMLSERPMHGYGIMVELENTYGIPHPSPGTVYPILGSLRRSGLIERVGEGKRDKRLYRATKKGVEYLREHDEELKEVEELTQRFKEFARLGGRDLGITLKEVFNSLDGLSEEQKKAIAREFLDFTKRIRLILLGELGDDK
- a CDS encoding phosphoglycerate kinase — encoded protein: MFRLTDFNFHNKTVFLRADLNSPVKDGRIISDARFRAVLPTVKHLVEDGAKLVIGTHQSKPYKGDYTTTEEHARILSELLGQEVEYVEGIFGRYAREKIKNLKPGEALMLENLRFAAEEVKYKPIEECENTFFVRKLAPLIDYVVNDAFAAAHRSQPSLVGFARLKPMIMGFLMEREVEALTKAYVTEDKPRVYVLGGAKVDDSLHVAENVLRKEKADLILTGGLVGHVFTLAKGFHLGDANLEFMAKKSLLKLVGWAEKILDEFYPYVRTPVDFAVDAGERVEVDLLSDEKMLFDEHPILDIGSRTVEKYREILENARIIVANGPMGVFEREEFALGTVGVFRAIGESPAFSVVGGGHSIASIYQHNITGISHVSTGGGAMLSFFAGEKLPVLEAFRVSYERFKAKG
- a CDS encoding CGP-CTERM sorting domain-containing protein, whose product is MKKFAFALLAILLLAILPGFVAGESGYNGYSEKLEEHYVVSWDGSANITFITTFYGPPELLNKTKESIVQMGIENATRMFIQQEVQALSKKGITLENATGRIEGYNTTGPLVSIVSGRALNVARYYTYGNVWEINLDLLRTADLAGINPTKFNQSFDFDNYYVIQLPQGAKIKEVPPSYKKQSNGSYVLIQTSVEGDTVKIHSRIHFAKGVTMADIQAIYGQPRAFIIQYTGRKGSEGNYTKWILNVENNITVGNAVTIMNTSQEYIQPQEYINYLKMQVAYQGEEKVIQSIYQSYAKSFQEQGIGIKSWNIKLLNVKSPGPLIVKLNWVLTNYTKYSNGVYTYTYDPTLGLGGIQSLNRIEAEINQTVTTRIKLPDGAKFTKIPSNIDIEANGSKVIMTVEKLSDREIVIRSQVFIRYGMETKDYSSMMAKVPTKVEFQYTVSKKSGGSICGPALIVSLVVVPLLLRRRR
- a CDS encoding dicarboxylate/amino acid:cation symporter; this translates as MGLLRRYLDYPVLWKVLWGLILGAVFGLVMGYLGYAGFVKTYVKPLGDLFVRLLKMLVMPVVLASLVVGAASISPARLGRVGVKIVVYYLLTSAFAVFFGLFMGNLFRVGTGVSLGNGEGKAIQTTQPSLVQTLLNIVPTNPFTSLAKGEVLPVIFFAIILGIALTYLINRKDERLKAAGTTLLRAFDGLAEAMYLIVAGVMQYASIGVFALLSYVMAEQGVKVIGPLAKVVLAVYVGLTLQILLVYFVLLKGFGIEPLKFLRKAKDAMLTAFVTRSSSGTLPVTMRIAEEEMGIDRGIFSFTLPLGATINMDGTALYQGVTVLFVANAIGHSLTPSQQLIVVLTAVLASIGTAGVPGAGAIMLAMVLQSVGLDLTPRSPVALAYAMILGIDAILDMGRTMVNVTGDLTGTTIVAKTEGELDESTWRG